GGATGACGACGCGCGGTAACCCACATCTCGCGACCATGCCTCGGAGCAGGTGCTCGCATCGCCGAGCCAAGCTCGCCCGGCATGACGGAACCTGGAGCACCTGAGACCGGACCGGGCCGCTGTGATGACACTGCTGCGCCCGAGGAGGGGCTGAGGCATGGCCCGCCGCAACCTAGGTTACGCCGCCCCCGAAGTTGCCATCCGGCCGCCTCGCCGGGCTCCCGAGAAAATTCCAGCTGACAGCACCTAGGGCATCACGACAGCCGTCGAATCAGCAAAGCTTGTCGTGGCCTCTGGTGAATCGCCTCTGGCGAAACGCCAAGCACCATCGATCGGCAATCGCTTCCGCGACGGCCGAACGAACGGAATCGACACCGGAACCGATCAGAAGACGAAGGTCTCGGCGCGCATGACGCCCACCGAGGGCGAAGCGAAAGGATACCCCTGAGCCGAATGTGAACGATCACATTTCAGGAGTCAACGCCAATCGACCGGCACGCGGGCCCCCTCGATCCCGAGCTGGGACGACGCTGGCGGGGCCCTCCAGAGCCGCACGCATCCTGGTCGAGACCGCGCCGGTGCTGCGCAACAGCACCATCCAGGCTCCGTGGAACCTACAGCCTCGCAGAAGCCAGGCTCGTAGGACAGCTCACGCATGGCGGCGACCGGCCACCGCCACGCGTCGCCGCCCGCGTCGCCGGCACGCGTCGCTCAAGGCCGAGCATGGCTGCGCGGCGGTCAATTTTGATTGACCCAGCCATGTGAACGATCACAATCTGTGTACGAGCTGCGATCATGCGGCCGAGCTTGCCCCTTCCCTGATCAGGAGACGTCGGATGTGGATGAGCGTGAAGCTGGTGGGTGCCGTGATGGTGAGCGTCGGCACTGGCTTTGCATGCGGCTTTGCAGGCGGCTTTGCGGGCGCAGCATGGGCCGCGGGCGGGACGGCGGACGTCCCTGCATCGGTTGCCGACGGGAAGGATTTCGGCTGCAGCGCCAAAGGACAGCAAGCCTGTCCGATGCAGGGGCTGGATCAAGGCGGTTCTGTACAAGGCAGAGTACGCCGCGAAACACGGTGACGCCGCGCTCCGAGGCGCCGCGCCCTGCTCTCGCCCTCTCCGCTCCTCGCGCTGGGCGCGCGCGCTCCTTCCAGTTCCAGGCCCTGGCCCTACCCGTCGGGTCGATTCACGTCGAGCGTTCATAGACGCGCCGTCGGCCACCCGCGTCGCGCGCTGCAAGGTGCCCATGTCCACATCTGCACAAGATCCGAAGTCGAGCGAATCCATCACCCCCGTGCGCTGGGGCGTCCTCGGGGCGAGCAACTTCGCGTTGAAGGTCAGCCTGCCCAGCATGAAGCGAGGGCCCCTGACCCAGATCGCCGCGCTGGCATCGCGCGACATCGACAAGGCGCGCGCCGCCGCGCAGCCTCTCGGGATCCCGAAGGCGTACGGCAGCTACGATGAGCTGCTCGACGATCCGGAGATCGAGGCCGTCTACAACCCGCTGCCCAACCACCTGCACGTGAAGTGGTCGGCGCGCGCCGCCCGCGCCGGCAAGCACGTCCTGTGCGAGAAGCCGATAGCGCTCAGCGCCAAGGACGCCGCGGCGCTGGTCGACGTGCAGCACGAGACGGGCAAGCGGATCGCCGAAGCGTTCATGATCCGCTACCACCCGCAGTGGCAGCAGGCCAGGGAGTGGGTGCGAAGCGGCCGGATCGGCGAGCTGGTCAGCGTCCAGGCGGCGTTCTCGTATTTCAACCGCGACGCCACCAACATCCGCAACAGGGAACAGGTCGGGGGCGGCGCGCTCTACGATATCGGCTGCTATGCGGTGAACACGTCGCGCTTGCTGTTCGGGCGCGAGCCCGTGCGGGCGATGGTGCTCGTCGAGCGCGATCCCGAGTTCGGCACCGATCGCTTGACCTCGGGCCTTCTCGACTACGGCGGCGCGCACCTGACCTTCACGTGCAGCACGCAGGCGGTGGCCTACCAGCGCGTGAACGCGCTCGGGACCAAGGGCCGAATCGAGATCGAGATCCCGTTCAACGCCCCCGCCGACCAGCCGTGCAAGATCTTCCTCGATGACGGCTCGACGCTGAACTGCAGCTCGGCCAAGGTCACCTCGTTCCCCGTCGTCGACCAGTACCACCTGCAGAGCGAGGCGTTCTCGCGCGCCATCCGCACGGGCGGCCCCGTCGAGAATTCGATCGAGGTCGCGGTCGGCAACATGCGGGTCATCGACGCGCTCTTCCGCTCCGCCGAGAGCAGGCGCTGGGAGAAGATCTAGCTCCGCGCGTCAGAAATCCCGCCAGAGACACCGGTCGATGACGAGCGGGCCGCCGAGGGTGTGATTGACTGACTACGGATCTCGACGCGCTGGGTCCGGTCACTCCTTGAACGGCGCCGCCAGGATGACGTCGTAGAAATTGGGGGCATGGAAGCCCGGGACCAGGCGCTCGGCGATGTCGGCCGTGAAGTTGTAGAAGGCCGTCTCGGGCTTGCTGGCGAGCATATCAGCGATCGCCTGCGGAAATGCGCGCTTGAAATCGAGACGCGGGTACGCGTGGAGCACCTCATCCACCTCGTCCGCGGAGAGCTCCTTCAAGTCCTTGCCGGTGATGTCCATGATGGTTCCGACGTGGAGCAGCGCCACCTCGGGCCGCTTGTAGGGCGGGACCCCCCTCACGGTGTGCAGCGCAATCGCGTCCCACACGACGCCGATCGCCTCCTCGGGCACGCCGTGCTGCTTCAGGAACTCGCTCGCCGCGTTTGCGCCCTCGACCTCGTACCGCTCCGGGCCCCGGAACCTCTCGGCCAGGCCGAGGTCATGGAGCGCCGCCCCGAGGTAGAACAGCTCGAGATCGAGCTCGAGCCCGCGCCGCTTCGCGAGGAGCGCGCCGAAGATGTACGTGCGCATGACGTGGTTGAAGAGGAAGGGCGCCGACATGTCCCGCGCGAGCTCGGTCGCTTCCGCGGCCAGGTGGCTGTCAGGGATGCGGATGCCAGCGATCTCGTTCTTCACGGTCCTCTCTCCTTCGTGGGGCGCCGAGCCCGGAGGGAGTCTTCGGCCTAGCGCCCGGCCGGGCACAGGACCTGTGCCCTCGGGCTGATGTTCTTCAGGCCGGCTAGATTCCACCCGTCGGCGTGTCAGGATCGGCTATTCAGCTCCGCGGCATTCTGCCGCTCTTCTTGCCGAACAACCTGCGGGCGACCAGGCGTGGCCACCATCGGAAGGATCCGCCAGCTTGGGTCAACGACACACCCGATGTGCGTTGACCAGGTCCTCCCGTGCCTTGCCGGGAAGAATGGAAATACAGAGAAGGGTCCGCCGCGTTGAACTCTCGCCCCGGATCCCCGGCCGGACTCCTGGAGGGTGGGACTCGCCGCGCCCCGCGGCGCCCGGCCGTCACGGCCGCGGCGCCTTCGAGCATCCTGCGAGGTCAGCCGCGGGGCCGGCGCCGTCGCATCGCCAGGGCGGAAAGCCCCAGGGCGAGCGCT
The DNA window shown above is from Sorangium aterium and carries:
- a CDS encoding HD domain-containing protein, whose translation is MKNEIAGIRIPDSHLAAEATELARDMSAPFLFNHVMRTYIFGALLAKRRGLELDLELFYLGAALHDLGLAERFRGPERYEVEGANAASEFLKQHGVPEEAIGVVWDAIALHTVRGVPPYKRPEVALLHVGTIMDITGKDLKELSADEVDEVLHAYPRLDFKRAFPQAIADMLASKPETAFYNFTADIAERLVPGFHAPNFYDVILAAPFKE
- a CDS encoding Gfo/Idh/MocA family protein; translated protein: MSTSAQDPKSSESITPVRWGVLGASNFALKVSLPSMKRGPLTQIAALASRDIDKARAAAQPLGIPKAYGSYDELLDDPEIEAVYNPLPNHLHVKWSARAARAGKHVLCEKPIALSAKDAAALVDVQHETGKRIAEAFMIRYHPQWQQAREWVRSGRIGELVSVQAAFSYFNRDATNIRNREQVGGGALYDIGCYAVNTSRLLFGREPVRAMVLVERDPEFGTDRLTSGLLDYGGAHLTFTCSTQAVAYQRVNALGTKGRIEIEIPFNAPADQPCKIFLDDGSTLNCSSAKVTSFPVVDQYHLQSEAFSRAIRTGGPVENSIEVAVGNMRVIDALFRSAESRRWEKI